TTCTTCTGTGCATCCGTGAGAAAGTTTTTTCGCACTAAGCTGGTAGCTTCATCATCCAATTTCATTGAGCTTTATGTGCTATATCGGCAATAAAGGTACATGCTGAAAAGGACAAAAAACAGTGTTCTTGGTGAGAATTTGGCAATGCAAGGGTGATATAACCTAATACAAGGGCTCTGAAATCCACAATGATTGAACCGGGTTGTAGTTTAGACAAGGGCTAGATCCTTAATGAAAGGGAAGTAAGAAGGcgattttctttcaaaatcttgtaaaatatttttgaaactgaTTTGTACATGGAAGCTGCATTTCACTAAATTTTTCTATACCTTGCTCATTAATCAAATAGTGCAAcggtctttttttctttctttctttctttcttttttctttttaatgggGTCTTCACTGTTTCTTTATTGCATTATGTTACTAAATGGATATTTGTCTGTCTTTTTCCTGTTACCATTTTGATTTGCATTTGTGCGTGATTAGTAACCCTCGTGGATcattaattatgatttttaCGGTTCTCAATTGTTCTCTCTTGTTCCAAACTTGTTTTTCATAATTGTTGTTTTGTGGACTGCCATTGGGCTTTCTTGCCTTCACtgtatatgtatttattatgCTGTCACTGGCTATGCCAGTGCGGGAAGGATTCCACAATTTCTGGTACTTGTATAATTTTACTACTAGAGTTTGGTTTTCTGTGGCGCCTTGTGCCATTATTCAAGGGCTTCAACACGTATACCCCATCCGTGGTAGGGGCAGCAGGGATATCAGATGGCCAGATGGGCTTTTAGGGTAGTCATAATTCGATGCAATAATATTCTTATATGATTGCTATATTTTGGACTGATCTTATTAACAAGTTGCGACCAGGTTCTCTCGTCCAGGTTGGTGCCGGACTCTAAAAAGATGTGTTCCTGTCATGCATTTTGAATTATGATCATCTACCTTTAGAACTCAGCAGTTCGTAAATGATTGATAGTAGAGTATTAGGATGAATGTAAAATCACCTAGTAAGGTCCGTAGGTAGACCTGGGCGGTGGCGCTGGCAAATGTGATCTGCTACATGAACTATGTTTCAGTGCCTGACCTCTAATCTGCTGTTTAACAGCTTTAAACACTCGCAAGAAACTTCTAAATTTGGTGCATGAGTGTAGTCCAATCATATAAACTAAACTCCTTGTTTAGGAGCTCAAAGCTTTGTTTGAGTTGATTCTACGATGTTATTCAGCtgtttaaaaatagaaaaagaaaaagaaaaattgtatacACCTGTCCACGTTTCATGTGACAATGTTCTTGAAAGCCAAACAGGTTTTCTTCACTTTGGAAATTGAACAATCAAAGTGTAACAGCTGCCCCCTCGAGAGTAACACCTCAAAAGCTACATCTCCGTACATGGGTAAAAATCCTAAGACTTTTTATGTGGATGCTGTCCTTACTTTCCCATTCTATTATATCGGAGTGCTCGAAATTAACATATCAGTTTTCCTGAAAAGAAGAAACCCAGATGGGTTTGAGAGTGTTCATTCTGGATCAAGAGCACAAGAAGCGTGATTATCTGTTCAGTGAAAGATTAGTACAAGTAATTATTTGATTACTAGTAAGATCCAAAGAATCAAAAGACAAGGCCTCGGTAAATGAAGCCAGGCAGGCAGGCAGGCATGCTTGCTTTCAGTATCCATGTGTCGACTTTTCCCTTTTGATATTGTTCATCTTATAATTTACTTCCCTATGCACACACGTATCGGAAAATAAATTAGCTAGGCTTTCCAAACATTCGAGATTTTTTCCAGCGAAACATGTAAATCCTAGTCATAACTTTGAGGGAGATGCTGTTGTCGGTTAAAACTTAGTATCAGCTATGTATTTCTTCCCCGTTACGTACGTGAGCTGTCCCACCGACCTTGTCGTTTCTGTTCTGAAAGGAGCAAGCAGTAGCATCGAGTTGGAGGTCTCGACCTCGTGTTCTAAACTCTACCCTCGGCTTtattactttaattaattaagtacatGTTTTTCACGTACGTCGTAGGAAGGTGGCATGATTTAGCAATCCTATGCAGAATTACTCCTTGCCCATTTGCGAATGGTCCCCGGCCGGGTGCTTATTTTGATGCTAATTTGCCTAGGCTACCTTCATTTGTTGCTTAATTACTTTgtctgtttgtttgttttttttttttttttgaattgtgTTTCTTTACGAGAAATACTAAATTCTTTAGCCACAGgggattaaataaatttttttttacaaataatacaatatatcgaattgtaaaattatttttaatataaaataaatttaacagatTACGTGAAGTTACGTCAGctagtgaatttatttttatataatcttattaTACTTGTagcatttattatttatttatttattattttatttattttttattttttatggagaGGATTTGGTTTATAAACTTGTAAGATTAGACAGTAGTATTACTATTTCCGATTAAGAACAAATTTCATGAAATGATTGAGGCCCTCAAGGCTCAAAGCATATGTGCTTTATGCAGCATGCTTTTGGTTCGTACTTGATTTGCTTCCATTTTACACTTTAAAATACCTTTATATTCCTTGTTAGTACAAGAGcagtaaaaaaaaagaatccctTCCACAATCACTTGAGCAGTCACCCGATATTTCAGGAATTTTTTCGAAAGTAATTTTCAGCTTATTCATGTGACCGTTCATAGTATTTTTAATTCCAATATAAATAGTGCTTAATTAAGTTATAATATCCCCTATATATATTcttcatattttatttgcatATTGACTATATGTAGTTAAATTCCTCGAATACCTCTTTTTATCACATACTTTCACTCAATTTGAATATATGTGTACAGTGAAGACCGAATCTCTGACTCAGATCTTTGCGAGgagtactcatatatatatatatatataaagctatGAACTCATttgagaaaagaaggaaaaacggTCTAATTAATTTATGTCACGAGATTTTTCTACGTTGGAgactcattttattaatttttgttttaattaaaatttcaaattctatAATCTTTAACATATAGaggtgaaaaattaaattttttgtaaattcttTCTTATACAGATAGCATTTCTCTATATCAAGTTTAAGCTAATTAAGAACATTGATGAAAGAACCAGTAGTACAGAAACCACGTTCGAAGTTTTGAACCAAAGAACActgtttttttccttgtttgttGTTAACTAGGTGTATCAAATTATTAATTCATATATTTCGAGCTTCCCCAGGATTTGCACATACCCataaatagtaattatatatattgtatgcgACCAGGTGTCGGAAgtaacctagctagctagctagttttaACTTGGCTTTGAACTCTATAAAACCTACACTTGTTCTCCCAGTTTCCCCTGTCTGATCTGCTGTTGAACAACAAGCATACCCAAGAGAATGAAATTTATAAGAAACTCAAAAATGGTGTACCTAAGGTTTACTAGCTTTGTACTCGGTCTTCTCTTTGTTATGCATGCCCTTGGGAACTCTTCTGCATGCACTCATCAAGGTAGAGAAAACTTCTTCGCCATATTCTTTTTGATGAGAGTTAGCAATTAATATCTGAGTTTTGAGAAGGTTATGTGTACTATGAATCTATGATCTATTATCCTCCATTTTATGTATGTAGGTGAGGAAGGGCTTGCAGTTGCAGCAAGAGGAAAAAATGTTGCGGTTCCAAAGGTAAATTTATTGTTTCATCatgatttttaaaagtgaatatatacatgatacgtattaaattatatatctatGGTAAAATCTGATTAACCAAAGCTTAAGATCAGTGTCAACAGGGAGTACTGCTTGATGGTGGTAATGCTCTCGGTTTGAGGAAAATTGGGTTTGGAGGCCGAAGGAAAATGGCGGAGCAAAAAGTCTCGAGTAAAGAGATAGAAGTAGAAGGTAGAGTGAATGGAGCTGGGACGACCTCAAAGATTTCAGGTGCAGTCCATTGTGATGGAATAGTACAACTACTTGGTCTGGGAGTTAAGGGGGATTTTAAAGTAAAATGTAAATTGGGGAATAATGATATTACTCCTAAGAAGCACATGAAAGTGTCTGGTTTTCTGGGTTTCACTGCTGATTATCAGGGGCCGAAACGCCACACTCCAAAACATAATTGAAATGCTGGATAGCTAGCTTCATGAAAACCTTAATTTTAAGCTTCCTTTGTTTGCCTTCCGAGAATGTGGTCATcgatgaaaatatatatatgtggatgTGGATGTCATACTTGTACGtacgtaatatatatatatataatttgtttctaATATTATGTGTGAAGGAATCTTCATGATGTCTTGATACTTTGTAAACTTAATTTTGAATTCGtgtgatttcttctaatattcCAAGTTCTTACTACGGGAAATTGATGCATTAATTGTTGatctaatataaatatatatatatatatatatatatatatatatatatatatatataagtcgtACGTACGTAGTTTACGACGCGTGTTGATGATGATTGCAGGAGAAGTGGCTAAAACTTCCTCGTTCGTTATGAATATTTCTTGTCTTAATGCAGGAAAGGACAGTAACGCTTCCAAGAATTCTCCAGGAAGATCATCTCAAGATCATAAAGTGAGTGATCAGGTCTCTcgctctcttctccctctcgcTCTCTCTTTTTCACCACTCCTTGAACTAAAAAATATGAACATGTCATAAGATGAACAACATCGTGATATGTCATTTAATTTTCTAGTAAGTTTCACCATGATAATACTTTATTTCATGTTCAAACCAGAGTAATAAGAACACGTTACCAAAAGCATCGAAGTCTGCCGGTTTGGGAAGTCCTAGGAGTAAGCTGATCACCGCCCATTTCCCGAACACCAAGCCGGAGAGCCCTCAAGATTCCAAGGCAGTGCCAACCAAAGCCAGCTTGGGGAGTTCCTCAAGGTCTGACAAACCAATATTCTCTCAAGAAACATATCATGATCAAACTACTGCCTCTGATCATCAGAGAGATGAAACCCAACGGCTTCTTGAGGCAACCAAAGAGATTGTGAGCCTGATGCATAAGGATTATGGGAAAATGGCTCGGCGTCCCCCACCCTCCAACAATCATGAGCCTTGGCATTGAGTAAATGCCAAATGGAAAACCCTAGATCATAGGTTTTGGCTCACAATTTTGCCCCAAGTAGGAAGTGAATCCCCTAATTACGtacctacatatatatataatatcttcttcttctattttaatctttttccttgttttttaaTGGGTCACAGACTCACAAAGACGAGCTCGCATAGGAACTAAAACTGTTGTTTGCTGCTTTGACATGACAATCAGAATTAGAAGGTGCCATAGAAGTGCTGTACATCGATCCAAGTGTGGTTCATAAACCTTTTGGTAATGTGAAGTTAGACTAGTTTTGTTTGTGAATTACTGACATTCTACATTATTAATTACTTCGATCGTCTTCATCTAGCTAGCTAAGGTGGCTTTGGTTTACCAAACATTCCTATATATCTCTGCGTTCAAAATGGgaataaaaactaaaagctTGCTCGCTGTTACGTACTGCCAAATTAATCAATTAATGGCTTTAATTTGgactaaaatatattataaaggcAACCGCATTATATCTGAAATCACACCGATGTACATACGTGGTTCATATAAATGTGTATGGGCAGTACTTTAAAGTTGTACGAGCTCCTTAATGTTGAATGGGGAGCAAGTTGATGTATTGAAGCATCGGGCTGCTATGATGGAGGAAACAGCTTCTGTAAAATGAAAGGCATCCCAAAAGAAGTATTTATACGCATCAGGGCAGCGCGTTAGCAGAAATGGAATGCACCCAGAAGTCCCATTTTCCCAGGTTGTACAACATGGGGAGCTTGAGTCCGCCAAGCCTGTTAAATATTAATGCAGATCGTAGTATCGTACcgatattattagaaaatttatGATCTATTAATGGCAATGCAATTCATTGTGAATTAATGTGATTCCTTAattagagagggaaaaaaatcatgttttacgTACGTACCATATTTAGATGGATTTCTGATGGCATCATAAGCAAGAAGATTAGCTTCGCCAAGAACAAAGGTTGAGCCTTGGAGAGTGGATGTCAAATTGCTAAGCAATGCTGGGAGCCTCTGATTAAAGAATGAGACAATCTGATTCGTTTCATGCACACATGACTGTCCGCTGTGCTTCTGTGTTCTTGTAAATGCTGGGATGCATCCAATGGGACCGATTTCAAATATGACTACCTTCCTGGCTCCTAAACTATATAACCTCTGCGCCACGCCAGTACATGAAAAAAGTTTGTAAAAACTGAAAGATAAATGAGTGAATGGAAAATCTTCTGCTTAATTATAAACAGTAAGACCTATCTTTGCATGAGATAGTACGCATATAACAGTACTTTGAGCATGATTGCTCCGCCTTCCACGTTATCTATatggcataatttgatttaaaaaataaattataaaatttaaattttataaatttaattatatcacGTAAATAATATAGGGTATAGAGAcattaaaataacaatattgaTCTTTCGAACAGATATATGATCATCTATTACATGGCATAGTACTAAACAAACATGCTAGTAGCATTCATTCTAATtaagttggagagagagagagagagagagagagagagagagagagagagagagagagagagagagagagagagagagagagagagagagagagagagagagagagagagagagagagagagagagagagaggacctgAAAACCCTGGGCGAGGGTATCCATTAGGAGTTGAGCGAATGGTTGGGGAGGGTAGTATTTACTTGTGCTGTAGATATCGGGTTCAAGGTAGTTGTTGATGTAGTCATTGCTGCCTATGGAGAATATAAATATGGACTTTGACAAGTACTCTGAGAGCTCGTTTGAGCCCTTGATATAATTTGGCAACTCTGACTTGACCGTTATTTCAAACAAGTCGATCTGATCATTTAAATTCAAGCATTTTCCCTGCAAACAACAACCATCAATCAACcatatgataaattaaattagcaATGAGCCTCTGcaatttttatttgctttaatTTTAATCAACGTACGTACGGCACGTAATTGACATCATGccaatttaattaattgttCTCACACTTTACGTACGCaaaatgattcaaaaaaaaaaaaaaaaaatttacgaaCCATTTTGTGTTAACATCTAAAGCCATgatcatatattaatttaaagcaTCGATGCAAGTAGTACTCATGCATACACGTAAATTATGGCTATTTTTTAGATCTGTATATCATTTCCGAAACAAGTGATCGATCAGGATCGAAAACAATAAGAAACAACACGTACATTAATGAATGCATTatgatttcttttcttaattACTTACGAATACGCTTCCAGATTCCGGAAGGATGCCACAAGACGCAGACGCATAGTTCAAACCTGTAAGCTGAGATGCAAGTGGTCTCTCTATACTCATGTAGGGTGGAGAATATGGTAGCCCAAGAAATTCAGCTACAAGGGATTAATTAAGACAACAAATTAATTCAGATCAGTTTGAAAACTAAATATTCGAACAGTACTACTAATAGATAAGTACTGCTAGAACgacgtttatatatatatatatatatatatatatatatataaatctgatAAATTACAGGCCGCGAGTGAGCGTGGAATATATACCTATATAATCTGCGACTGTTCTGCCATTGGTGAATCTTCCTGTAGCTCCTTCGGCAAAGTCTACACCATAAGGCAGGTAATCAGCTTTAGCCAACGTGGGCAACACATTGTTATTGCCGCTATCCAACAAGGAATCTCCGAAAACGTATAATGCTGGTGCCAGTGGCAAGCTATGGATCATCACCGgtgaaagaaaatgaaggaaaatgaaTGATATGGTCGAATTCACACTACTTTTTTTCATTCCCAATTAGgagtaatatttatattaagaatatttctaaaagagaaaggaatgaaaaagATTGATGTAGACAAATGATCAGATCAGgttgtaattaattaaacaatgataatttaattattatgtgTTTTGAAGGGCAGGAATCCCATGAAAGGAAGGCTGCAGAAACAGAAAGGTCACTAGGGAGATCAGCTTTAAAAGACTTGCAGGAAACTATGCGAATGACATACACACGTCAGTACTGACAGACATATGGCCGCGAGGAGTTTAACTTGTTAGTTAACTCTTTTGACTAAATATATGGACAAGAAAGTTTACGTTAATGTACAACTTGTACGTGGCTGAAGCCTTAGTTGACTTGCGAATTTGATGAATAAACTCAGGTTTTTTCTGTCTCAAATTAGACCCGGTttggatgcatgcatgcttaatGATCCAATTCCAattcgcatatatatatatacatgatgatcGGAAACGGCCTCCGGCCTCCCCCTCGCTTTGCGCGGTAGTTCAGGTGGGAATTACCACTAAATTCCCCAGCTCGCTAATTTGCAATGATCGATGGACGCATGCATGCAATCCAAACATGCATGATTTAAGCGCATCATGAGTAGTACGTACGAatcaaaaggaaatgaaaactgAATATATAATTGGCCGGACcaatacttgtatatatatgataataggGTGTGTTAAAGTTGGTTTTTTTAAGAGAAtcgatttttattaataatcgaAGCCATTACTTACAGCTTATTATACAAAATCCCTTTTTGCCCACACGTACagcttattatataaaatcccTTTTTGCCCACATTTTAACTCCTAATTTCCCCATttgatataaaaagaaaaaggctatGTTTGGTTATATAGTTTAAGTTTCATTAACACTGGGTCAATTTTCTTGcgtgtacacacacacatatatatatatgttaatatgtgtgtgtgtgtgtatatatatatatagcatccaAACGGCCTGTCACGGCATGGAATTTGCATATATATTACTCCTATGCAATTTGATTTCATCTTTGTTTCATTTCATTAGAAGCGAAGAGATCGAGATGGCACTCGTATTAATTGCAAATTAATATATCTaaggccaaaaagaaaaaagaaaaaatgcctTAGTACCGTTGCATATATgcatagataaataaatattgaatattTCCTTgcagtatataattttttaacttatttgatcAAGAGATATTTCTTATCTTATTTCTATCAAATCTAACGGCTTTGACTCCGTCAAGTTCATGTCAACCATCGATTATCGTCAgctattaaataaattatatttttaattcggCTGACGTACCAATCCATAAAtgtcaattttttaattaagagggtaggttttgtttctgtttttgttgttggctttttcttttccttctaaaTTACTATCATTCAGTACCTTTTATATCAACTACGAAGCCTAGAGTCGTTGGCATGCATATAGCAAGGCATTGAAATGTCTGTTACTTGGTTTGATTTGGTCTGTTTTTAAACTTTGAAAGGTTAAACAAAACAACCAATCAAGGGGGTAAAAAGAGTCAACCAAAAAGCAAACAACTTAAGAAACTCAGTTTTTACAGGCCTATGTTTAATGGACGCACCCATCTACGGCCACAGGGACAAAGATTAACAGGCTTTCCCAACTTGTTATTCAGCAGTTGAAGCACCTAAGCCTATGGCTATCCTgttattcctttatttttgtgggcACCCTGTTATTCCTTTTCCGTGCGCTTTATGCTAATGCCACCAACTACCGCACTTCTAGTTCTCTCCATTCCCCTCCACAGCCTCTAAAGCAGACCTCTTGGTCACCACTGAGTCTTTACTCTTGACCCAATACGAATAGAAAGGCAAAAGAAGCATTTCTGGTTTAGGCAAATACCAGTGATCAAATTGCGGGAGTTTTCAGGGGACGAGGTACGTGCCATGGCTTTTTGCTTGCCTTTGCTTATTTTGCTCGGTTGAAGGGGTTGTTGGGTGTATACTgtcttgttttttctttgtgaAGGGCTGACTTTTTGGGCTTCATGGGTGCCGATGTCTTAAGAATCATGCTTGATTGTGTTTCTGGGCTGATTTTGGTTCTtgggtttattttgttttgttttcattttggcGGGTTTGTCTTTATTAGTGTTCTTATTTAGGAGTTCAGgggaaaaatatattatttttctgctttttatttaattactgTAATTGTCTTGATGACAGAGAATAATATGGGGTTTATGTGGATTAAAAGTATTGAAATAATACGAAAATGTATGCTGATGAACATTTTGTGGATACAATACAATTGAACATTCTATTGTTAACAATCATTTGATTGCAAAAGAATTACTGGTGGATATGGATTGGAGAACCAACCCATGTTGAGCAGAAACAGCGAGTGAGTTGGAAGAAAAGGACTCTCTGCAAtagattttgttttcttctcaCTACTCATAGGCTACtgttttttaagagaaaaactCCCGGTGGATTCAAATGAACGAGTTTATTATGAGTCTAATGAATGATAAAACTCAGCTCAACCAACTAAGCCTTAATCCTAGTTAGCTTGgggtttataaattataaaacagaacaaaaataaaacaagaaaaaacgAAATTGTGCGGCTAATATAACCATTTTACTGCGCTTttccaattttaaattttgtattgtTTGGAAAAGGTAGTAGACTCAGAGTTATGAGCATTGCATTTTAGATCCACTTTTTTTCTTAGGTAAGTTTAGATGAACTCATTAGGATTTATTCTGCCTGGTTTGCATCATAAGTTCGTAGCCTTGGatgctttcttttatttataatcCCAATTTTTAAAGCAATACAAATTGCTATGATGACTTCTAGTGGCCTTTGGCCTAAGCAGCACTGACTTCGGTGTCTCAAGGGTGAGATCTGTGTTCGAATCCCCCCAACCCTGTTGCCTAGAAAAGTTGTTATGATGACCAGTTTCCAGAATGCTACTCCATGCGTGCATGCAACACAAGAAAACCTAACCAGAATTGCTGATCTTTTTGTACTTACACAATCCAAGTTTAACTAGACCCCAActtctaataaaaaaagattgaaaCTGACCAGCAGTAAGTTAATCAACACTGATTTTCATGTTCTTCCATGCATTGGATTGCCATGCTCTTCCATACATTGCAAGGCAAGTTGGTTCCAACAATATATGCACATGTCCAAAAACCAGAAAACCTACAGGCCTCTTTACAGGTGTCGCCTGTAACTAAGCTTTTTCATTTATAATGCATTTGCATCAGTACATAATATTGTACAATCATCATTAATTACGAAAATGATGGTCCTCACATTTCTATAAATTTATAGTACCTGTGGTGTTTCCTTTGTTAGTTAGATGCTCATATGCCCACAAAGAAAAAAGGAGACAAATTATAATGAGCAGAGACTACATTCTAATAAGTTGTGATTTTCTACTTTCGGCTAATGTCCTTTGAGAtcgtataattttattttcatcttatgACAGTGAACCTGTGGTACTTGAGCCCTGAAAGATGTTCTCAAAGCCAGAATTCCAAGAGAGACCAAAGAATGGCTCATCAAGCTGATTTGGTTATCATTGGCGTCTCAGTTGGTCTAGCCCTTGGAATTCTGATAGCTTCACTGATATTTTTTGGTATTAGGTGGTACAAAAAGCAAGCTCATCGTCAGCTAAGTGCAAATGAGCCTATCGTAACAAGCGGAACCCTTCCTATGCGCTCAAATGGCTTTGGTACAAGTAATGACTTTAGTGTATCTCTCACAAATTCGATAGCCCCACAGGGATCAGAAAGACTTTCAAAAAGTTCTCATGTTTATTGGTGGAAATATCAGAATAAAGATCACTTTGTTTCTGCATCAGGCATACTTAGATACTCTTACAAGTACGTGGATTTTGAGCTTTGCTTGAGCATGAATTTTCTTTGAGGGTATATGGAAATAGTTGATTTATACAATTGAATAAATTGGGATTGTTCTAAACGTATCTGAAAAGAGTGTAAAACAAGCCATTTGCTACAAATTTGATCACCACAATATCCCACCCTCTGTTGATCATgaccaataaaacaaacaaataaactaaCCATGGTTTCTCGAATAAAAAAACTACCTGAAACTTATTTTTCTAATACTGAGAAAACAGAGTCAAGTCAAGAAGGCACTGCCACCATCCTTTATGTTCCATTCTTTCCTGTTGCCTAGGTTTCGGCCAATCTGCAAACCAAGAGAAATAATTATTCAATCTCTTAACACAAATCAATTATAATATTCAGCAGTTATGACGGAAAAGATCGCCATCATAAGAGCCTCATTCATTTTAATTGATATACAACAATATAATCAAACCAACTAAGCAAAGTTTTTAGTTGTAAGTTTACCATATATATAGAACAGTTTGAAGGGGGgaaaacacacaaaaaataaaggtGACAGTAGAAGGGGAAAGTAGCTTAGGCAAGAAGGTTTGAAAGCGGCCAGGGGTGGGGTGGGGTTAATGTGATTCTAAAACTTGACATGACTAGGTTTTAGACTGGGTGAATTGGTCTTATCTTTCCCAAGTGCTTGCTGCTTTTGGTTTTAGTGAACAATGAATTTCTCTAgcaatttctgttttatttcTCTCCTTCCCTTCTATTTGTTTAAATGGTACTCATTGAGGATTTTCTCATCTAGTAGAGGTCTTTCAACAGAGTGATCCCCTTTTCTTTTTACATACaaaatatcttcttcttttttgggtACTTCACTCTAGCTTGTGAGGTCTTTTTTGGGCACCCCCACCCAACCAAGAACCTAAAAGTAAGTTGAAAATTGATCAGTCGATGAATGTAATATGTGTGGATCAGTTGAAAACAAAATCTTGTAGGTGGTAACTGTTGCACAAGCATTGAGATGAGAATGTTGTCCTCATATAGATTCGGAAGTGAGCATTAGGATTGATAGTTTGCACCAAATATATGGTTTATTTAGCCCATCATGTTTTTCCAGGGATGTCCAGAAAGCCACACAGAATTTTACAACCATTTTGGGTCAAGGGTCATTTGGTCCTGTCTATAAAGCAACATTGCCTAGTGGAGAAGCGGTAGCTGTGAAGGTGCTGGCTTCTAATTCCAaacagggagagagagaatttcaaACAGAGGTATGTGCTC
This is a stretch of genomic DNA from Carya illinoinensis cultivar Pawnee chromosome 3, C.illinoinensisPawnee_v1, whole genome shotgun sequence. It encodes these proteins:
- the LOC122305635 gene encoding uncharacterized protein LOC122305635 isoform X1, which codes for MKFIRNSKMVYLRFTSFVLGLLFVMHALGNSSACTHQGEEGLAVAARGKNVAVPKCQQGVLLDGGNALGLRKIGFGGRRKMAEQKVSSKEIEVEGRVNGAGTTSKISGKDSNASKNSPGRSSQDHKVSDQSNKNTLPKASKSAGLGSPRSKLITAHFPNTKPESPQDSKAVPTKASLGSSSRSDKPIFSQETYHDQTTASDHQRDETQRLLEATKEIVSLMHKDYGKMARRPPPSNNHEPWH
- the LOC122305635 gene encoding uncharacterized protein LOC122305635 isoform X2, which encodes MKFIRNSKMVYLRFTSFVLGLLFVMHALGNSSACTHQGEEGLAVAARGKNVAVPKGVLLDGGNALGLRKIGFGGRRKMAEQKVSSKEIEVEGRVNGAGTTSKISGKDSNASKNSPGRSSQDHKVSDQSNKNTLPKASKSAGLGSPRSKLITAHFPNTKPESPQDSKAVPTKASLGSSSRSDKPIFSQETYHDQTTASDHQRDETQRLLEATKEIVSLMHKDYGKMARRPPPSNNHEPWH
- the LOC122305635 gene encoding uncharacterized protein LOC122305635 isoform X3, with product MKFIRNSKMVYLRFTSFVLGLLFVMHALGNSSACTHQGEEGLAVAARGKNVAVPKCQQGVLLDGGNALGLRKIGFGGRRKMAEQKVSSKEIEVEGRVNGAGTTSKISGKDSNASKNSPGRSSQDHKSNKNTLPKASKSAGLGSPRSKLITAHFPNTKPESPQDSKAVPTKASLGSSSRSDKPIFSQETYHDQTTASDHQRDETQRLLEATKEIVSLMHKDYGKMARRPPPSNNHEPWH
- the LOC122305634 gene encoding GDSL esterase/lipase 7-like — translated: MKKSSVNSTISFIFLHFLSPVMIHSLPLAPALYVFGDSLLDSGNNNVLPTLAKADYLPYGVDFAEGATGRFTNGRTVADYIAEFLGLPYSPPYMSIERPLASQLTGLNYASASCGILPESGSVFGKCLNLNDQIDLFEITVKSELPNYIKGSNELSEYLSKSIFIFSIGSNDYINNYLEPDIYSTSKYYPPQPFAQLLMDTLAQGFQRLYSLGARKVVIFEIGPIGCIPAFTRTQKHSGQSCVHETNQIVSFFNQRLPALLSNLTSTLQGSTFVLGEANLLAYDAIRNPSKYGLADSSSPCCTTWENGTSGCIPFLLTRCPDAYKYFFWDAFHFTEAVSSIIAARCFNTSTCSPFNIKELVQL